One window of Solwaraspora sp. WMMA2056 genomic DNA carries:
- a CDS encoding MoxR family ATPase gives MAQPTTPESSTPTGAGAQPGASPAADATLLERAMFEVKRVIVGQDRMVERMFVALLARGHCLLEGVPGVAKTLAVETLATVVGGSFARVQFTPDLVPADLVGTRIYRQSSEKFDIELGPVFVNFLLADEINRAPAKVQSALLEVMSERQVSLGGQTHPVPDPFLVMATQNPIEQEGVYPLPEAQRDRFLMKIVVGYPTDAEEREIVYRMGVESPRPSVVFSPTDLIDLQRKADKVFVHNALVDYTVRLVLATRSPAEHGMPDVAQLIQYGASPRASLGIVRATRALAMLRGRDYALPQDVQDIAPDILRHRLVLSYDALADDVPADHIVGRVMSTVPLPTVAPRQNAAVPPGPGQPGVAGQPGMPLPPNGPAAPQGVGPWPGQLP, from the coding sequence GTGGCCCAGCCGACCACGCCCGAATCATCGACCCCGACCGGTGCCGGGGCACAGCCCGGCGCGAGCCCGGCGGCCGACGCGACCCTGCTCGAACGGGCGATGTTCGAGGTCAAACGAGTGATCGTCGGGCAGGACCGGATGGTCGAGCGGATGTTCGTCGCGCTGCTGGCGCGCGGACACTGCCTGCTCGAAGGGGTTCCCGGTGTGGCGAAGACCCTCGCCGTGGAGACCCTCGCGACCGTCGTCGGCGGCTCCTTCGCCCGCGTGCAGTTCACCCCGGACCTGGTGCCGGCCGACCTGGTCGGCACCCGCATCTACCGGCAGTCGAGCGAGAAGTTCGACATCGAACTCGGGCCGGTCTTCGTCAACTTCCTGTTGGCTGACGAGATCAACCGGGCACCGGCCAAGGTGCAGTCGGCGTTGCTCGAGGTCATGAGTGAGCGGCAGGTCTCCCTGGGCGGACAGACCCACCCGGTGCCGGATCCGTTCCTGGTGATGGCCACCCAGAACCCGATCGAACAGGAAGGCGTCTATCCACTGCCGGAGGCACAGCGGGACCGGTTCCTGATGAAGATCGTCGTGGGCTACCCGACCGATGCCGAGGAACGTGAGATCGTCTACCGGATGGGCGTCGAGTCACCGCGGCCGAGTGTGGTGTTCTCTCCGACCGATCTGATCGACCTGCAGCGCAAGGCCGACAAGGTCTTCGTGCACAACGCCCTGGTCGACTACACGGTACGGCTGGTGCTAGCCACCCGGTCGCCGGCCGAGCACGGCATGCCCGACGTCGCCCAGCTCATCCAGTACGGCGCAAGTCCTCGTGCCTCGCTCGGCATCGTCCGGGCCACCCGCGCGCTGGCCATGCTGCGGGGCCGCGACTACGCGCTGCCGCAGGACGTGCAGGACATCGCGCCCGACATCCTGCGGCACCGGCTGGTGCTCAGCTACGACGCGCTCGCCGACGACGTGCCGGCCGACCACATCGTCGGACGGGTCATGTCCACGGTACCGTTGCCGACCGTCGCCCCCCGGCAGAACGCGGCCGTCCCGCCCGGGCCCGGGCAGCCGGGCGTCGCCGGGCAGCCGGGCATGCCGCTGCCGCCGAATGGTC
- a CDS encoding DUF397 domain-containing protein — translation MDLTKPRWRKSTKSDTGACVEVADNVAGRVLVRDTKDRDGAMLTFGPTAWQSFVSTAATLKP, via the coding sequence ATGGACCTGACCAAGCCTCGTTGGCGCAAGAGCACCAAGTCCGACACCGGCGCCTGCGTCGAGGTGGCCGACAACGTCGCCGGGCGCGTCTTAGTGCGGGACACCAAGGACCGCGACGGCGCGATGCTGACCTTCGGACCGACCGCGTGGCAGTCCTTCGTATCGACGGCCGCCACCCTGAAGCCCTGA
- a CDS encoding PH domain-containing protein — translation MSEPSAAPAAPISPLEPWPDTVQWQPVSRDLIWVELIRLAIGMSFLLIGLGVGWALTGFWFIGVGFAAAVLLTVLRVVTTVRAVHAWGYAERDDDLLVRHGLLVRRLSIVPYARMQFVDVSAGPLERVFDLATVQLHTAAAASDARVPGLRPAEASRLRDRLTALGEVRAEGL, via the coding sequence GTGAGTGAACCCTCCGCTGCTCCGGCAGCCCCGATCAGCCCGCTGGAGCCCTGGCCCGACACGGTGCAGTGGCAGCCGGTCTCCCGCGACCTGATCTGGGTCGAGTTGATCCGGCTGGCGATCGGGATGAGTTTCCTGCTGATCGGTCTCGGGGTCGGTTGGGCGTTGACCGGGTTCTGGTTCATCGGTGTCGGGTTCGCCGCAGCGGTGCTGTTGACGGTGCTGCGGGTGGTGACGACCGTACGGGCGGTGCACGCCTGGGGGTACGCCGAACGCGACGACGACCTGCTGGTGCGCCACGGGCTGCTGGTGCGACGGTTGTCGATCGTGCCGTACGCCCGGATGCAGTTCGTCGACGTCTCCGCCGGCCCGCTGGAACGGGTCTTCGACCTGGCCACGGTGCAGTTGCACACGGCCGCGGCGGCCAGCGACGCCCGGGTGCCGGGGCTGCGCCCGGCGGAGGCGTCCCGGCTACGCGACCGGCTGACCGCACTCGGCGAGGTCCGGGCGGAGGGGCTGTGA
- a CDS encoding MFS transporter, giving the protein MMVRLGLFHEPDFRRFFGATVAGQLADRFVYLALPLVAILWLDADEFAVGVLTAMTTAGSLLIGLPAGAWVDRWRKRPVLVNTDLLRAALLLTVPLAWWADTLTIWLLYAIALGHGLLTVLFEVGYTSYIPALVGRDNLVEANSKIAAVRSAVSISGPGLAGPLVGWLGAPLTLIVSAVGMLLSALGVQRIRAVETANPAADRRHLMREVSEGLRFVLGHRLLRPMLITDGFFSLSLVVYQTMLLVFLARQLELSTPGIGLVLSVMASGGFTGALLARRLIARIGPGPAIWLAPLCTAPAAALLPATAAGAPRWLAVAGLALLSFGGVVRLIAQAGLQQRVTPDRLLGRMSATVRFVQWGSMPVAALLGGTLGGLFGPSVVLWIGAAGMTAAFLPALLSPLRTTYRLPASASTAAQ; this is encoded by the coding sequence ATGATGGTCCGACTCGGTCTCTTTCACGAGCCGGATTTCCGGCGGTTCTTCGGCGCGACCGTCGCCGGTCAACTCGCCGACCGGTTCGTCTACCTCGCGCTGCCGCTGGTGGCGATCCTCTGGCTGGACGCCGACGAGTTCGCGGTCGGGGTGCTGACCGCGATGACCACGGCCGGGTCGCTGCTGATCGGGCTGCCAGCGGGCGCCTGGGTCGACCGGTGGCGCAAGCGTCCAGTGCTGGTCAACACCGATCTGCTGCGGGCCGCGCTGCTGCTGACGGTACCGCTGGCCTGGTGGGCCGACACGCTGACGATCTGGCTGCTGTACGCGATCGCCCTCGGCCACGGACTGCTGACCGTACTGTTCGAGGTCGGCTACACCAGCTACATCCCGGCCCTCGTTGGCCGGGACAACCTGGTCGAAGCGAACAGCAAGATCGCTGCGGTGCGTTCCGCGGTCAGCATCAGTGGCCCCGGCCTGGCCGGCCCGCTGGTCGGCTGGCTCGGCGCACCGCTGACGCTGATCGTCAGCGCAGTCGGGATGCTGCTGTCCGCGCTCGGCGTACAGCGGATTCGCGCCGTCGAGACGGCGAACCCCGCTGCGGACCGGCGACATCTGATGAGGGAGGTTTCCGAAGGGCTGCGGTTCGTCCTCGGCCACCGGCTGCTGCGGCCGATGCTGATCACCGACGGCTTCTTCAGCCTGTCCCTGGTCGTCTACCAGACAATGCTGCTGGTCTTCCTGGCCCGGCAGCTGGAGCTGAGCACGCCCGGCATCGGCCTGGTGCTGTCGGTGATGGCCTCCGGCGGGTTCACCGGCGCGCTGCTGGCCCGCCGGCTGATCGCCAGGATCGGTCCGGGCCCGGCGATCTGGCTGGCGCCCCTGTGTACCGCACCGGCCGCCGCGCTGCTGCCGGCCACCGCAGCCGGCGCGCCCCGCTGGCTCGCCGTGGCCGGGTTGGCCCTGCTGTCCTTCGGCGGGGTGGTCCGACTGATCGCGCAGGCGGGCCTGCAGCAGCGGGTCACCCCGGACCGGCTGCTGGGCCGGATGAGCGCCACGGTCCGCTTCGTCCAGTGGGGCAGCATGCCGGTCGCGGCGCTGCTCGGCGGCACTCTCGGCGGCCTGTTCGGGCCATCCGTCGTGCTGTGGATCGGCGCGGCCGGTATGACTGCGGCCTTCCTGCCGGCCCTACTGTCGCCGCTGCGAACGACGTACCGCCTGCCGGCGAGCGCGAGCACCGCAGCCCAATAG
- a CDS encoding SDR family oxidoreductase, with protein MATRPSYVVTGGARGIGRAIAERLARESQVVVVDVTGPLGWQHERVTLITGDARDAETTQRAAATAESAGPLLGWVNNAAVFGDAGMGDASAAQILDLISTNLALTVAGCHTAVNHFLAHGRGGAIVNVSSHQAQRPVRGALPYATAKAAVEGLTRALAVDHGPAGIRTNAVALGSIATDRFEGYRARHPEVDAEMATLHPLGRVGTPGEVADAVAFLLSPAAGFVNGVVLAVDGGRAVNGPDPEATGVGGRSRPGGSDQRGGSFGVTPGVEMFIDDDSGYLAWVDRHPDGFVLNTYRNPAASYLMLHRSTCRTISGTPAGGSHWTLDYSKICGRRRELEQLVLERLGAVVHPCRLCLPG; from the coding sequence ATGGCTACGCGGCCGTCGTATGTGGTCACCGGAGGTGCCCGGGGAATCGGCCGGGCGATCGCCGAACGCCTCGCCCGCGAGAGTCAGGTCGTCGTCGTTGATGTCACCGGTCCGCTCGGCTGGCAGCACGAACGCGTCACGCTGATCACCGGCGACGCTCGTGACGCCGAGACGACACAGCGGGCGGCGGCCACCGCCGAGTCCGCCGGTCCGCTGCTCGGCTGGGTCAACAACGCCGCGGTCTTCGGCGACGCGGGGATGGGCGACGCGTCGGCGGCCCAGATCCTGGACCTGATCTCCACAAACCTGGCGCTGACGGTCGCCGGCTGCCACACGGCGGTCAACCACTTCCTGGCACACGGGCGTGGCGGGGCAATCGTAAACGTCTCGTCCCACCAGGCACAGCGCCCGGTTCGTGGCGCGCTGCCCTACGCGACGGCGAAGGCTGCCGTCGAGGGCCTCACCCGGGCGCTGGCGGTCGACCACGGGCCGGCCGGCATCCGTACGAACGCTGTCGCGCTCGGCTCCATCGCCACCGACCGGTTCGAGGGCTACCGTGCCCGGCATCCGGAAGTGGACGCCGAGATGGCCACGCTGCATCCGCTCGGCCGGGTGGGCACCCCAGGTGAGGTAGCGGATGCTGTCGCCTTCCTGTTGTCTCCCGCCGCCGGATTCGTCAACGGCGTCGTCCTCGCTGTCGACGGCGGACGAGCAGTCAACGGACCCGACCCCGAGGCCACCGGGGTCGGGGGTCGGTCACGACCCGGCGGCAGCGATCAGCGCGGTGGTTCGTTCGGCGTGACGCCGGGGGTGGAAATGTTTATCGATGACGACTCCGGCTACCTCGCCTGGGTCGACCGGCACCCGGACGGCTTCGTGCTCAACACCTACCGCAATCCGGCCGCCAGCTATCTGATGCTGCACCGCAGCACCTGCCGGACGATCAGCGGCACGCCGGCCGGCGGCAGCCACTGGACCTTGGACTACAGCAAGATCTGTGGCCGCCGCCGTGAACTCGAACAATTGGTGTTGGAGCGGCTGGGCGCGGTGGTCCACCCGTGCAGGTTGTGCCTACCCGGCTGA
- a CDS encoding MarR family transcriptional regulator: MEKNPGVSTAKDAADHELILAFGRLQGAANRLEYILGRALEQECGISHLMFEVLLILGRAGDPGLAMGAISREQVLTTGGATRLIDRMETAGLVRRSDAPGDRRGRLVQLTPLGEQTLVHASQVHLDNIKRYFLDPLPAAHRERFMADLRILSHAARDVLPRLR, from the coding sequence GTGGAGAAGAACCCCGGTGTTTCCACGGCGAAGGACGCCGCAGACCACGAACTGATTCTGGCTTTCGGTCGGTTACAGGGGGCGGCCAACCGGCTGGAGTACATCCTCGGGCGGGCACTCGAGCAGGAGTGCGGCATCAGTCACCTGATGTTCGAGGTGCTGCTGATCCTGGGCAGGGCGGGCGACCCCGGGTTGGCCATGGGGGCGATCAGCCGCGAGCAGGTGCTCACCACGGGTGGCGCGACCCGGCTGATCGACCGAATGGAGACCGCCGGTCTGGTGAGACGCAGCGACGCTCCCGGCGACCGGCGCGGCCGGCTGGTGCAGCTGACACCCCTGGGCGAGCAGACGCTCGTGCATGCCTCCCAGGTACACCTCGACAACATCAAGCGGTACTTCCTCGATCCGCTGCCCGCCGCCCATCGGGAGCGATTCATGGCGGACCTGCGGATTCTCAGTCACGCCGCCCGGGACGTCCTGCCCCGACTACGCTGA
- a CDS encoding helix-turn-helix transcriptional regulator yields MAGSDYLISELRRLRESFGLTQEAWADRIHFSAKHVGAIERGERPALPDYLKAVDKVFGTALVRFYREFVRGDWTPVWYRPFVEYEGRATLLRVYHPTLIPGLLQIEAYARALLPAMNVPAEDVEQTLAARLDRQEIITRTTSPCRLVVILDEMAIRRTVGGPEVMREQLKALAEVGDRPNVQIHVVPLATPAYVGMYGPIVLASVDGRTVGFLEGHQEGRVVESPDRTASLESDWESIRQYALPCAQSLELITKAGETWT; encoded by the coding sequence ATGGCTGGAAGCGATTATCTGATATCGGAGCTACGCCGGCTGCGCGAGTCGTTCGGGCTGACTCAGGAAGCCTGGGCCGACCGGATCCACTTCTCGGCGAAGCACGTAGGTGCCATCGAGCGCGGCGAACGGCCAGCACTGCCGGACTACCTGAAGGCCGTCGACAAGGTGTTCGGCACCGCCCTGGTCAGGTTCTACCGGGAGTTCGTCCGAGGCGACTGGACACCCGTGTGGTACCGCCCGTTCGTCGAGTACGAAGGTCGGGCAACTCTGCTGCGGGTCTACCATCCGACGCTGATCCCCGGACTGCTGCAAATCGAGGCGTACGCACGCGCTCTCCTACCGGCGATGAACGTCCCAGCCGAGGATGTCGAGCAGACGCTCGCGGCACGGTTGGACCGGCAGGAGATCATCACCCGGACCACCAGCCCGTGCCGGCTGGTCGTGATACTCGACGAAATGGCGATCCGGCGCACTGTTGGCGGGCCGGAAGTGATGCGCGAGCAACTCAAAGCGCTGGCGGAGGTGGGCGACCGGCCGAACGTGCAGATCCACGTAGTGCCGCTGGCCACCCCGGCGTATGTCGGGATGTACGGCCCGATCGTCCTGGCCTCGGTTGACGGTCGCACAGTCGGATTCCTCGAAGGCCACCAGGAGGGCCGGGTAGTGGAGTCGCCCGACCGCACCGCGAGCCTGGAGAGCGACTGGGAGTCGATCCGGCAGTACGCTCTACCCTGCGCGCAGTCGCTCGAACTGATCACGAAGGCGGGAGAGACATGGACCTGA
- a CDS encoding PH domain-containing protein — MPYPLPGQVFPPPVPPEEPRQRLHPLSPVLKGSRALAVIIAGLSWQTLGRVGFGRFALLVVLCLLGYLAIAVVSWYNTGYHVVGRELRIHEGLLWRRTRAIPLERLQAVEVVRPLLAQLTGLAELRLEVVGGGQTEAPLAYLTVADAAALRARLLALAGRGATAGSVPDTAADDGTPASLPDPSAPPPGRLLHTVTNRDLLISQLLTPQTMFLPFGVAFVVTQFAMDVTWSFIAVASTLTATAGILLQPIRRVLNDWNFRLARDEVGLRVRHGLTETRSQTVPLHRLQAIGVTWPLLWRRKKWLRMRLHVAGYAAPDTQGASNQSDQLLPVGDLATANRILVDVLPGIALDTLPMTPPPRRARWLNPLAQPKLGAGLADDVFSVRSGLLTRQMLVVPYARMQSVRVLRGPVQRLLGLATVYADTAGGPSAYAKDRDVAEAWWLAAQLTERARAARTALAEGTEPTS; from the coding sequence GTGCCGTATCCCCTGCCGGGGCAGGTCTTTCCACCGCCGGTGCCGCCGGAGGAGCCACGCCAGCGGCTGCACCCGCTGAGCCCGGTACTCAAGGGCAGCCGTGCCCTGGCGGTGATCATCGCCGGACTCTCCTGGCAGACGCTCGGCCGGGTCGGCTTCGGCCGCTTCGCGCTGCTGGTCGTCCTCTGCCTGCTCGGTTACCTGGCGATAGCGGTGGTCAGCTGGTACAACACCGGTTACCACGTGGTCGGCAGGGAGCTGCGCATCCACGAGGGGCTGCTGTGGCGGCGGACCCGGGCCATCCCGTTGGAGCGGCTGCAGGCCGTCGAGGTGGTCCGGCCGCTGCTCGCCCAGTTGACCGGCCTGGCCGAGCTGCGTCTGGAGGTCGTCGGCGGCGGTCAGACCGAGGCACCGCTGGCGTACCTCACCGTCGCGGACGCCGCCGCGCTGCGGGCCCGGCTGCTCGCGCTCGCCGGTCGCGGCGCCACCGCCGGGTCCGTGCCGGACACGGCCGCCGACGACGGTACGCCGGCCAGCCTGCCCGACCCGTCGGCTCCCCCACCCGGCCGGCTGCTGCACACCGTCACCAACCGGGACCTGCTGATCAGTCAGCTGCTCACCCCGCAGACGATGTTCCTGCCGTTCGGGGTCGCCTTCGTCGTCACCCAGTTCGCGATGGACGTCACCTGGTCGTTCATCGCGGTCGCCAGCACCCTGACCGCCACCGCCGGCATACTGCTGCAGCCGATCCGACGGGTGCTCAACGACTGGAACTTCCGGCTGGCCCGCGACGAGGTCGGGCTGCGGGTCCGCCACGGGTTGACCGAGACCCGGTCGCAGACGGTGCCGTTGCACCGGCTGCAGGCGATCGGGGTGACCTGGCCGCTGTTGTGGCGTAGGAAGAAGTGGCTGCGGATGCGGTTGCACGTCGCCGGGTACGCCGCACCGGACACCCAGGGCGCCAGCAACCAGTCCGACCAGTTGCTGCCGGTCGGTGATCTGGCCACCGCGAACCGCATCCTCGTCGACGTGCTGCCCGGCATCGCGCTCGACACGTTGCCGATGACGCCGCCGCCCCGGCGGGCCCGCTGGCTCAACCCGTTGGCGCAGCCGAAGCTCGGTGCCGGGCTCGCGGACGACGTGTTCAGTGTCCGCAGTGGGCTGTTGACCCGGCAGATGCTGGTCGTGCCGTACGCGCGGATGCAGAGCGTCCGGGTGCTCCGGGGTCCGGTGCAGCGGCTGCTCGGGTTGGCCACGGTCTACGCCGACACCGCCGGCGGGCCGAGCGCCTATGCGAAGGACCGTGACGTGGCCGAGGCCTGGTGGCTGGCAGCGCAGCTCACCGAGCGTGCCCGTGCCGCCCGTACGGCCCTCGCCGAGGGCACCGAGCCGACGTCGTAG
- a CDS encoding Sir2 family NAD-dependent protein deacetylase — protein sequence MSDRSSVAPVDEVAGWLAAARDILVLTGAGISTDSGIPDFRGPNGVWTRDPQAAKLFTLDAYVADPAIRRRAWLGRRDHPAWSAQPNAAHASLVELERSGRLAAIVTQNIDGLHQRAGNSPDKVIEIHGTMSEVECLNCDDRTGMDEALVRVAAGEDDPDCRRCGGILKAATISFGQSLHEPTLRRAVRAAQSCDLLIAVGTSLTVQPAASLVEVAATAGARVVIVNAAATPYDPIADAVLREPIGTVLPVLLGAPS from the coding sequence ATGTCCGACCGATCGAGCGTGGCACCTGTCGACGAGGTGGCGGGATGGCTGGCCGCCGCCCGGGACATCCTGGTCCTGACCGGGGCCGGCATCTCCACCGACTCCGGCATTCCCGACTTCCGGGGCCCCAACGGCGTCTGGACCCGGGACCCGCAGGCCGCCAAACTGTTCACCCTCGACGCGTACGTCGCCGACCCGGCGATCCGGCGGCGGGCCTGGCTCGGCCGCCGTGACCATCCGGCCTGGTCGGCGCAGCCGAACGCCGCCCACGCGAGCCTGGTGGAGCTGGAACGGTCCGGCCGGCTGGCGGCGATCGTCACCCAGAACATCGACGGCCTGCACCAACGCGCCGGCAACAGTCCGGACAAGGTCATCGAGATCCACGGCACGATGTCCGAGGTCGAGTGCCTGAACTGCGACGATCGTACCGGCATGGACGAGGCGTTGGTCCGGGTCGCGGCCGGCGAGGACGATCCGGACTGCCGTCGGTGCGGCGGCATCCTCAAGGCCGCGACCATCTCGTTCGGGCAGTCGCTGCACGAGCCGACTCTGCGCCGGGCGGTGCGCGCCGCCCAGAGTTGCGATCTGCTGATCGCCGTCGGGACGTCGCTGACCGTGCAGCCGGCCGCCAGTCTGGTGGAGGTCGCCGCCACCGCCGGTGCCCGCGTGGTGATCGTCAACGCGGCGGCCACCCCGTACGACCCGATCGCCGACGCGGTGTTGCGCGAACCGATCGGTACGGTGCTGCCTGTTCTGCTCGGCGCGCCGAGCTGA